In a genomic window of Nyctibius grandis isolate bNycGra1 chromosome 4, bNycGra1.pri, whole genome shotgun sequence:
- the RAG2 gene encoding LOW QUALITY PROTEIN: V(D)J recombination-activating protein 2 (The sequence of the model RefSeq protein was modified relative to this genomic sequence to represent the inferred CDS: inserted 2 bases in 2 codons; deleted 2 bases in 1 codon) — MAQSADEMSLQGVAVSNSSLLQPGFSLLNFGGHVFFFGQKGWPKRSCPTGVFLLDIKQNELKMKPAFFSKDSCYLPPLRYPALCTLRANAESDEYQYIIHGGKTPNNDLSDKIYVMSLVSKNSKKTTFQCVEKDLGGDVPEARYGHTISVVHSRGKSISVIFGGRSYTPLAQRTTEKWNSVVDCLPSVFLVDFEFGCCTSYILPELQDGLAFHVSVARNDTIYILGGHSLQNNTRSPTLYKLKVDLPLGSPSVTCTILPGGISVSSATLTQTGDTKFVLVGGYQSDNQKRLSCNTIVLEDNKIEIVERASPDWTPDIKHCRMWFGCDMGKGSVLLGIPGANKQLISDANYFYILRCKGPEEDKEEELTAQICSQTSTEDPGDSTPFEDSEEFCFSAEANSFDVDDTDTYNEDDEEDESETGYWITCSASCNIDLDTWVPFYSTELNKPAMILCSTGAGHWVHAXCMDLSESMLLXLSEANVKYFCNEHVDLNKGLQTPKKVLHLKKQPMKPLHKKATMKLTPPVKKSFLRRLFE; from the exons ATGGCCCAGTCAGCAGACGAAATGTCGTTGCAGGGGGTAGCCGTCAGTAATTCGTCCTTGCTTCAGCCGGGCTTCTCTCTCCTGAATTTTGGTgggcatgttttcttttttgggcAGAAAGGATGGCCCAAGAGGTCCTGTCCCACTGGCGTTTTCCTCCTCGATATAAAGCAGAATGAGCTCAAAATGAAACCTGCCTTCTTCTCTAAAGACTCCTGTTACCTCCCCCCTCTCCGCTACCCTGCTCTTTGCACGCTCAGAGCCAATGCGGAGTCTGATGAGTATCAGTATATCATCCATGGTGGGAAAACACCTAACAATGACCTTTCAGATAAGATTTACGTTATGAGTCTGGTAAGCAAAAATAGCAAGAAAACCACGTTCCAATGTGTTGAGAAAGACCTAGGTGGAGATGTCCCTGAAGCTAGGTATGGGCATACAATTAGCGTAGTTCACAGTCGGGGAAAAAGCATCAGTGTTATATTTGGAGGGAGATCATACACTCCTCTTGCACAAAGAACCACTGAAAAATGGAACAGCGTAGTTGACTGTTTGCCATCTGTGTTTCTCGTTGATTTTGAGTTTGGATGCTGTACGTCTTACATACTTCCAGAGCTACAAGATGGACTTGCTTTTCACGTTTCAGTTGCCAGAAATGATACAATCTACATTTTAGGAGGCCATTCGCTTCAAAATAACACCAGGTCCCCCACTTTGTACAAGCTAAAAGTTGATCTCCCACTGGGCAGCCCATCTGTGACCTGCACCATCTTGCCAGGGGGGATATCTGTGTCAAGCGCTACACTGACTCAAACTGGTGACACCAAATTTGTCCTTGTCGGGGGCTACCAGTCTGACAACCAGAAACGGTTGTCATGTAACACCATAGTTCTGGAAGATAATAAGATAGAGATTGTTGAAAGGGCAAGCCCGGACTGGACACCAGATATTAAACACTGCAGGATGTGGTTTGGCTGTGATATGGGCAAAGGGTCTGTATTGCTGGGCATTCCAGGGGCCAACAAACAGTTAATCTCAGATGCGAACTACTTCTACATTTTGAGATGCAAAGGACCAGAAGAGGACAAGGAGGAAGAACTGACAGCACAAATTTGCAGTCAGACATCAACTGAAGACCCTGGAGACTCCACTCCATTTGAAGATTCGGAAGAGTTTTGTTTTAGTGCTGAAGCCAATAGCTTTGATGTTGATGATACTGACACTTAcaatgaagatgatgaagaagaTGAATCAGAAACAGGCTACTGGATCACCTGCTCTGCCAGTTGCAATATTGAC TTAGACACCTGGGTCCCTTTCTATTCGACAGAACTCAACAAGCCTGCAATGATACTGTGTTCCACCGGGGCTGGCCACTGGGTCCACG CATGTATGGATCTCTCGGAGAGCATGCTCC CTCTCTCAGAAGCAAATGTCAAGTACTTCTGCAATGAGCATGTTGACCTTAATAAAGGGCTGCAAACTCCCAAAAAGGTGCTGCACCTGAAAAAGCAACCCATGAAACCGTTGCACAAAAAAGCAACCATGAAGTTAACACCACCAGTGAAAAAGTCCTTTCTTCGGAGATTGTTTGAGTAG